In Nymphalis io chromosome 9, ilAglIoxx1.1, whole genome shotgun sequence, the genomic window AATTAGACACAGTTTCATtggaaaacaaagaaaaataatataattaaaatttgagtgaattaaataaaaaatatattgaaatgctTTTTTGTCACGCTAACGTGTAATTTCTTGATAAATTGTTTGGACAATCAACTGCAGCAATATTAAGATACACATACCTTGCCCGCGGATCGCCcgcatatattatttctttacggAATCATCACTTAAGAAGTCAAGAcaaatatataagcatttttattaatttatcatactTTTTCAACAGCGCCTAACTGATATCTCAATAAAAGCATTTCTATTTAACCATGGCTTTGTCTTTATGTAATCAGTCAGTtatgcttttataataattatataaaggtaCTTGAAACTATAATCTCAATGAATAAAACAtacctaataaaaaataccttatcaattaaatataaacttaaaactaaataaaatactccatttcaaattaaagtaaattaagataacaatgatttaagaattaaattgtATGGCGGTTTTGTCCAAATTGTAACAAAGAGATTTCAGTTTTTACAGTATTCGGTCAAGTTAATCCGTTTACGACAAATATTTCACtcatttttactttttgtttttacttttaacagaAATAACATATAAGCCTATCTGTCACTCAAGTTATTCAGGCACTATATTAGGCACACTAATTTTGGCTATTGTAACTAATTTTAGGGACTAGCCAATTATTCATGAGGTATAATGAAATCATGTGCGCTAACACCAATAACTTCTCTAACACCTCTTAATGTAATCTGATGGGATAACAAACCGATTAGAAAACGCCTTAGTTGTCTATACCTAACGGGATGGACTCTTTCTCGATATAGCGCTTTTTCGCTTCGCTTATTCCTGGTCATTCCATTCTTATAGAAGTGTTTTACGGTATTTCGGTAATTCCCTGAAACTATTCGATACTACTAGCAAGGACATGTCTCGTTGGATTTCACAATCTTTTTGGATTTGGATCTGTCGTTGTAGCCTCACAAGATATCGAACAATTTCCCTGCGATAGTCTGCGAGACCTAAGTGTACGCCGTAGGGGGCAATCGATCGCTCGACACTAATAACCAGACAAACGATAAAGTTGAagcatagtaaaaataaaataaattattttttctagaatttcaaaacattttgaATCTTTTTAGTAATTGGGCATAGTAGACTATCATAGTAAATACGGGATCAACCCGTAGGTGTTATGAGAACCTGCAAGGGAAATTTGGGAAATGTTCGTGTTAGGCGCATTATCATCCATCAGCACTACTAATATCTCAACTATCAATGGCAGCGCGAAACTATTTCATCAGCAAAAACATTCCCAGCGACCTTGCCTTTAGGCAAAGGTAAAAGtcagcaaaatttcatgatcgtGAAACATAGTACCAAAACTATATAATTGAGAAAGGAatacttttaaacaaataaattaaagtatctgctaatatacaataaaagaaaataagccATGACTATCGCTTTAAGTAAAGCTAGATtaatacgattaaattaaattattacgctATGAGAAAAATGTTCAGATTCTTCGTTGTATTAAACGTTCTTTTGAGTTCTTTTGAGGTCTGAGGCGTTTATTTCCGAATCCGTGGTAAATTTATCACTATTATCattcaataaataagtgtaacacTTCGGGTAaagatatattgaataaaggttTTAGACTTTTGAGTTTGTTTATAGTCTATATttacctataaaaaaaacagccgcggtattaaaaaaaagtttggtaAAGAATATATCTGACTAGAATCTAcggtaaaatattaatgtacttgGTTTTAAAAAgactaataattaaacaaaaatactttacgCATTCTATAAatcacttaaattatatatacccaAGGCAAAGAGGGATAGTGTTATATTATcggcataaaataaaaaacgcgaATTACTCAAcctaaatgattttttaatatttaatgttttataataatatttttagattattattaaataaattaaccattTCCCACTTATATCATTATAGCACgcataacacatttttttacgctaattattattcttaatattcttaattGGTATAAAATTAAGTCTAGAAAATAATgccgtaaaaaattaaataattaaagcttcataaatgaatattaaaattcctAAATATGGGTGTAgacaaaatagatttttaaaatccactttgttttaattcgtgggatttttaagtaataattttattgtattcaatCTATTAATAGCTAAGTTTTGGCTGCGCTAAGCATAAAGTGTAATGAACAGacactttatataaattattattttactaaatacagTGCCGAATTTATGCCTAGGCTTACAAGACACTAGCATATAGACCCCGTCAGCCGACTACATATGGGTGAATTTTTAATATCGCATACCCCCAATGCAAAAGTATCTCCCATTCAGGTAGGCCTTAGCATAAtgatctattttaatttaaaagtttctatatataatataatatatacgtaaataaaacGGAatgacttatataaaattaaataacttatttcgaGCGCCTTTATAGAACAATGCTAGAAACACTAATTTGACCCATATACCTATAATCGATTTACAAGTATGCCAGTCGCCAGATGTAGCATTTTATAGTTGATTTATTTAACTCGGTGTTTATGTAAATCTAAGAACAATTATAAACgatatttaaagtaaagtaacagcctgttaaggtcccacggctgggctaaggcctcattccaccacgctgcttcattgcgtgttggtggatacacatgtggcagatttccattagacacatgcagcacAATAAAAACACCTGACGATGTTGTCCTTCGCCGCCAAGCACGAGaagaattgtaaacacaaaataagcacacgaaaattcagtggtatttgcccgagcttgaacccacaatcttggCTGTAAGTAATGCACATTTAGGACAAGATAAGTAATTCACATTAGCTCATAACACGTTTATGATAAGGTTATTAAATTGCATTATGTACTATTactatgtttgaaatatttgactaaaataagtcagtattttaattttaggatAAGGCAATAAAAATACCCATATCACAtgcatatcataatatatacctacttgaataaataactttaaaaacgaATACATTATTAAGTGCTTTTTATACACGCCCATCTCTAGTTAAGAGTACCTTACCAactcaatacaataataaatactgtGGCAACGATTTCCATGTTGCAAGAAAAGTTTGGattgtaaattgtaatgaaGAGAACGCGTTTTAGCATCCTGTTGAAGCACAGGTGACAAATTTTATGCATTAACCAAATCGCAATGAATGATCAGAATATGTAACAAGTAGCACAGAGTTGGCGAAAGGGAAATAATCTACGTCTGCAtcacctcgttggtctaggggctaaatgtaaggccacagacccggaggtcctgggttcaattcccaatcaggtcaggccagtaaaaagttattgagtttttctgtccgGAGCCCGGAAACTAGAAGTTTGAAGTGAGTACacccccgtgcctcggaaagccaaaaaaagttggtcctgcgcttgaactcttgtCGGTCGTGCCGATATGCCATCCCATCTCTCATAACCCATGAGAGTTAGGCAATAGAGAGTGGACCTATGTTTGTGCAGACACTTGTGCACTAGTTCACaagtcctgcacagttggctaatttcttttgagattggccgtcgtggccgaaatcggtccggaggacattttTGTTCTTACAACACTTTCGTTCTATTTTTCTCACGATATAAAGCTTATGGCTACATTTTCTTTACGTGAAAAACCACACCTATTGCATGTTATCCATATCATTCATATGTacctactttaaatatatatttgtttcttcaaTCTCAATGCAGTCGCTGCAGCGCTGTTGAGACTAGAGGACTACtcgtattaattatcatattattgttaGAAGAACTATGCGATATTACTCAATCAATTTGTCACATAATACATacctaagaataattttatggatttactaatataattttacaatagtcATAACCAAATTGGTCATGCTTATGAACGATATGAACCTAATTATAAATCGAGACTAAATATTTTTGAGAAAAGGTAAAAATACGATGATAGAAATTAGTACGTTGCTATTATAATTCAAGAGATTTATGACCTGAGAACactcagcgccatctattggaaCACAAAAGAACGTCGTAAAaaggatataaatattattaatttcgaatgataaattaatttattaatctgttgtctatttatattagtattataaaaaaaaagcgaaTGGTTtttcataattgttttattacacgtttttatattttgtagtgCAATCTGCATTCGTTTGAACTGaactattagtatttttttttcttaattcagcTCTGTTACAGCGTTTTTAAAAGTGAATAACTTAAGAAGACGAAATAGGGGATGAAATTTTAAGGCTCTGCCAATCTTGTTGTACGTCATTTTTTAAGTTAGAAATCTTCTTTAGCTTCTATTGTATGAACAGATAAAACATCATGCGTCTGGTGACTGGTAGGTAGCTGATTTATTTAagacaaattgaaaaaaaaagttattcctttatataattagtattgttgacattaattaaataataagttatccATAGACAAGCGAGTCAGTCTTATGCATTGTATTAAAACGTGTCTTatgttttaatcatttattcaaaaaaCTTACAATATGTACATAATCAACATTCGATAACACCACATCTTGTCACCACAGTTCTCTGCACTTGAGTAACTCCACATTGACAAAGCTTAGAAAAACAATAGTATGTAAatcatatagtttttaataatatagtattaaaaaatatttatagaactaCGCAACAAGTTATATTACACAAACATAATGCGGCAGTATGTACGCACTATGCAACCGCACCCTGCGTGCGTGTCGCGTAGTGCGTATTCACACACAAGTCGCATATTGACAAAACCGGATTTTCAGTCTCAGAACCGGACATTCAGGTGGCGAACTCAGGAAGAACACTTCACGACTGACGCTTAATCGATatagaaatatcaaataaagatatgtataattatcgatatatatataactttactaGAACAACATAACTTTGTGCGCTGTTCAGAAGCTTTGTCTCTATGAAGTATGATCTCATACGATGCTCAGTGCTCAGTTCACCCACTAATGTCACGTTCGCCGCGCCCGCTCTTGTGGGCGCGTCTTCCGGCCGGCGGCCTCCTCCAGGCGGCGCTGCTTCTTGAGCGCGCGGTAGGCCGCCACCACGTCGACGCGCACGCGCTCGCGCCGCTCCAGCTCGGCCGCGtcccccgcgccgcccgcgccgcccgcacCGCCTGCCAGCATCGACGTCAGCAGCAGGTCACGTCGCCCCGCCTGAAAGAGATACGTTAATTTACGTTCCCGCCCAGTCGATATAGAAACGGATAGGATGGGTCCCCTATCAGTTTCAATATCGACGACAGGCGACAAACGGGGAGCCAAAAGCTATTCGTTTTCGCGTGTTGCTTGCAATTTGCAAACAAAGAGATTTTCGACGACAAATGTCATCTCTTTAATCAGTTATAAAGacaacaatgaaattaaaaatataaatccaaAGCAAGCCTATGTTCAGTTCGGAGAAAATTCTTACCCTGGCGGGTGGCGGCGCCCGTCGCGGCGCGCTGAGCGCGGGCGGCGCGTGCGCCAGGTCGCCGAACTGCACGCGCTCGTACTGCACGTCCGGTCGCGCGGACTCCTGGAATAGCATACAGTAATTgctttttattgattaatattaattcttcTTACAGCTATTGTCGCATGTCACTATTAGGGTTATAGGGTAACACACAATTTTGCCACTTAATTTGTACCCAGCTACGTTGTGACAGGCAAGATTGCAATCAAGAGCAATTTCTTAAAGGGCTTCTGTTTGGAACAAGTTGTTTCAACATTTTCCACTCGTAGCCCCATCCATTTAAAACCCAAATAGGagataataagtaaatttatcttatttttaacaatgGTAGTTGCAGAGTTACCTCAACTATACAAAGTGCACTCTgctattttatgatattatttaacatactaTTTTTAGAActatgaaaattgtaataatctTTTCTAAATTGAATTAATGATTGGTTGATCACAAAATAGTAAATGGGGTCTTTAAAAATAGAGTTAACATTtagaacattttatattttttcataaatggaTCTCAACCAAtgaatgtgggttcaaacccgggcaagtacctctgaattttcatgtgcttaatttgtgtttatgattcaactcgtgcttttcggtgaaggaaaacatcgtgaggacacctgcatgtgtctaatttcaccgaaattctgccacatgtgtattctaccaaaccacattggagcagcgtggtggaataagctccaaaccttctcctcaaaaaggagaggaggccttagcccaggagcgggacatttacaggctgttactgttactgtatataaaatgaatatgttgaaaatagtaaacaatattaataaaattaagagaaGAAATGTGCTATGGATATTATCACCTCagcaatttttaatttcttagctTGCTTTTTTAAAGTAAGTTTCTGAGTTCGGGTAATCTTTGGCTCATCTTTCAGAGATGGATCCTTTTTCATGGCAGCTTTGTGTTTCCGCTGTCGCCGCTCACGTAGCGCCGCCATACGATCACCTTTTGTATCATCGACTTCAACGTCTTGCTAAAACATgagaaatacataatataaactatttatttgaagGTCTaagattaaaatcaaatatgaaAGCTACTGTACAAACTATGACTGCATTTGAATGCCCTAAACAAATAATGGTAATGGACATTGGTAGAAATGTCCATTGGATAAACTCAGTTTTTGCTAGATTGATaagattcaatatttaaatattttttgtattactaaTTACCGAATGATCCAAGtaaattctttataataaattaatattaatctaaatttaatattaattttaagtaatttaaggcAACTACAGTTTTTCTATcctaaagaatattatatatttaatgtttgattGATGTTCAAGTACATAAAAAACCATAGTCATAGAGATTTTATAATGCAGGTttccataataattttaatttttagagcTTTCATcagtataagaaatataaatttcttgAATAGACATTCAACACCATTTTTATGGTGTTTTTTTGCCATAAATacacaaaaagttttattatatttgtgtatacaGGTATTATATAGGTAATAAGCTCAAAATCAATATACAGCTACATTGACATAACAGTGAGAAACGTAAaggttacttttgcatttataatattaattcaaataaaatagaacaTAATTGATTTCtgttaaatttacttaattcaTAATCAATGCACTCACCGGATAATCTAGTTGTTCCATTGGATCATGCAATGCTCTCATAGTGCTATTAATGCGTAGAGAGAAGTCACGCCCAGACTCTCCCGGTAGCTTCTTCAAACGGGCTATGGGGTTTTTCCCAGCTTTGGAGACTCTCCCATCATCTAAgcaaaacaaacacaaataaaatattataattcactcATATATGCCAGAATTCTTTTTTTGGCacagattttaataattttgagtaTATAGCAATGttcatataattttgtacattcAGTTCCTACTTTCAGCACAAATAAGCCGCATGGGCAAATGACTAACTAAACTGGTATTAGATCTACAGtatcacaattataatatattataatttttatataatatatttgtttttctattatttaacgTTTATGTGATACCAGTTTCAATCAATACAACACTTAAGCAGTTTGATGTTAGTTTTTATACAGACCTTTCAATGGTAAGTTcttatttttcttctttttactcttttgttctttattttgaaAGGCAAACAGCTCTATTACAGATTTTGGGACTGGTTGATCGTCTGGATcttttggtggcgcattaattTTACCCTTTAGACTGAAACATATAGAAGAACGAATTATTATTGCACATCATAAAAGGTAATCTAaaagtataatgaaaataaatttagtcaAGTTTATATAGACATGTGTACACATAAATGCAAATTAAGATGTTACCTTTGCAAGCGTCTTGCTTGTTGTACTAAAGGGTCTTTAACCCCACGATGTTTTTTAGAGGGTATTTTGCGACCCATTTTAACTGATCATTcggaatttaatattaatttataatgtactttgtttttaaaatgtgagATCTTTTTTGGTTAAGTACCTTTATTTGTATCTGCCAATGTCATTGTGACATATATCATTTTGAGTTTATTACACAGGTGGCAGGTTATAGAAGAAAGAACAACATCTaatccatattaaatattaaaactggttcgttttttgatttaataattccGAATCtactattcataatattttttcaaaacaaaactaaattaatatattcccGTAACATACtcgttagttatatataatagttataatatataatagttaataatattaatttttatattaaattaatagataaccttaaaaactaagtatataataaatcattaggTACCGTGTATGGAGAGTGGAGGTAGCCTTCCATATTACCGTGGTTCGACTGCAATAATCTCAtagactaaatataaaataaatcaaatagttGGCGCTGCTGGATTTAAAAGAAAGCGTTAATACTTTGCAGAATAAAACGGAATTAGAGAGTGAAAGTTACATATCCGTCTTCGAACAGCGCTCTgttcaatttgtttaatttattctgataatcaaatttataaatcccACTTAATAAACGTTAATTTAGATAGATTATCGCCATTCTATTTATGAAACGCTTAGATTTCGGTAAACACTACCGAAATCTAAGCGTTTCATAAACTTTTTCGTGTGAAGACCCATGTGAGATATTTCTCCTTACTTCGTCATTATTcctaagaaataatattaggtATAATCTTCAAAATTGACAGATAAATTGATAAGATGTCACTGtagcaatataaataaacatggaCATGtcagtgtttttttaatacatactataattattaatataaaataaaataatatacaatatggaaacaaatatattacaaaatatggatatataataaagtattaaatattatagtaatataaatttacttttgaaaATTGTATTGTCTTTGGTATTTTTAAACGTCAAGGGTGCATCGTACGATAGTGATTACGATTAGCGAATGGATGATTTGAGTTGTGCAGGAGGGGGCTTGTTTTTAGCAGCAAGCAAGGTCGTTCTTTGTGTCAAAAAATTCTACTTGTGACGAATActtagtttttgttatttacgAGGAGTGAGTGACTGTTTGTGCTCAGTAACAAAGGTCATAGAGCGCGTATGTTGTTAATagtaatcaatatttaaagaaacttGTAATTTCGAACGTTCCAATGAGTTTGGGAGGAGGTCACAGTATAGAGGGAACAAATGCAGGAGGAATATTTGTTCAGTTTAATCAAGATTGCACGTAAgtactttattttgtattggTGGTGTAAAAATGGAAAACAACGCTGAGTATAGACATAAGCGAATTTATCGCCCTTATAAAAGGCGATTAAGTCCAGCTGTGACATCGAACGTCAAGGCTACTATCCTAAACTCTATTCGATGCTTATTACTAAAACATGGGCGTACAATTGCGCCTTGGGTAACAAACACAGCTTGCGTTATTGTACGATGATGCAATATGTCAATGCCAATATTTTCGTAACAATGAGCAAAATCAGatgttgtaaataaacaaaaaagtgaTGTCTAGTAGCTCTTACTTAGGGCTGTATCCTGTAGCTCTTAAGATTTTAGTTTTctccattaaaatatttcatttcattcctgttaaataacattattaaaaaattgatgTTTTTTAATCTCGTTGATTAAAAtgacaaacaaaaaattaatgtcttaagacttaataacaaaacatttt contains:
- the LOC126770628 gene encoding uncharacterized protein LOC126770628 isoform X2, whose translation is MGRKIPSKKHRGVKDPLVQQARRLQSLKGKINAPPKDPDDQPVPKSVIELFAFQNKEQKSKKKKNKNLPLKDDGRVSKAGKNPIARLKKLPGESGRDFSLRINSTMRALHDPMEQLDYPQDVEVDDTKGDRMAALRERRQRKHKAAMKKDPSLKDEPKITRTQKLTLKKQAKKLKIAEESARPDVQYERVQFGDPARGTRPSWSGASACASTWWRPTARSRSSAAWRRPPAGRRAHKSGRGERDISG
- the LOC126770628 gene encoding uncharacterized protein LOC126770628 isoform X1, whose translation is MGRKIPSKKHRGVKDPLVQQARRLQSLKGKINAPPKDPDDQPVPKSVIELFAFQNKEQKSKKKKNKNLPLKDDGRVSKAGKNPIARLKKLPGESGRDFSLRINSTMRALHDPMEQLDYPQDVEVDDTKGDRMAALRERRQRKHKAAMKKDPSLKDEPKITRTQKLTLKKQAKKLKIAEESARPDVQYERVQFGDLAHAPPALSAPRRAPPPARAGRRDLLLTSMLAGGAGGAGGAGDAAELERRERVRVDVVAAYRALKKQRRLEEAAGRKTRPQERARRT